A single window of Methylobacterium nodulans ORS 2060 DNA harbors:
- a CDS encoding IS110-like element ISMno14 family transposase produces MGEYIGLDVSLKETALSVRRDGKRVWRGRCASDPAVIARVLRKHAPEAQRIVFETGPLSVWFYHALRAEGLPAICIDARHAKAALDMAANKTDANDADGLAHLAEVGFFREVRVKGYDSLLVRTLVAARSKLVQVTTELSNQIRGLMKTFGLIVPGAKGGSFEAEVRRLLSGDHGLARVILPLLEAWNAVRRRAAELGRQLLAGARQSQACQRLMAIPGIGAITATAFVTAIEDPANFRSSRSVAAWFGLTTRRYQSGEVDYDGHISRRGDAHMRGLLYEAATVLLTRSQVDSDLRAWGLKLRERLGFKRAAVAVARKLAVVMHAMLKSGHSYRAKAAMA; encoded by the coding sequence ATGGGTGAGTATATCGGTCTCGACGTGTCCCTGAAAGAGACGGCGCTCAGCGTGCGGCGGGACGGCAAGCGTGTTTGGCGCGGCAGGTGCGCTTCCGATCCTGCCGTCATTGCCAGGGTGCTGCGCAAGCATGCGCCCGAAGCCCAACGGATCGTATTTGAGACGGGTCCTTTGTCAGTTTGGTTCTACCACGCGCTGCGCGCCGAAGGCTTGCCAGCGATCTGCATCGACGCGCGCCATGCCAAGGCCGCGCTCGACATGGCCGCCAACAAAACCGACGCCAACGATGCCGACGGGCTGGCCCATCTGGCCGAGGTCGGCTTCTTCCGCGAAGTGCGGGTGAAGGGATACGACAGCCTGCTCGTGCGAACGCTTGTCGCCGCGCGCAGCAAGCTCGTGCAGGTGACGACCGAGCTATCCAATCAGATCCGCGGCCTGATGAAGACGTTCGGCTTGATCGTGCCGGGCGCAAAGGGCGGATCGTTCGAGGCGGAGGTTCGACGTCTCCTGTCGGGCGATCACGGTCTGGCTCGCGTCATCCTTCCGCTGCTTGAGGCCTGGAACGCGGTTCGCCGTCGAGCAGCGGAGCTCGGACGCCAGCTTCTGGCCGGTGCACGGCAGAGCCAAGCCTGCCAGCGGCTGATGGCGATTCCCGGGATCGGGGCGATCACCGCGACCGCCTTCGTGACCGCGATCGAGGATCCCGCCAACTTCCGATCGTCCCGCTCCGTCGCCGCCTGGTTCGGGTTGACGACGCGGCGCTATCAGTCGGGCGAGGTCGACTATGACGGGCATATCTCCCGGAGAGGAGACGCCCATATGCGAGGGCTTCTCTACGAGGCGGCGACCGTTCTCCTGACGCGTAGCCAGGTGGACAGCGACCTGCGAGCCTGGGGACTGAAGCTGCGCGAGCGGCTCGGCTTCAAGCGCGCCGCCGTGGCGGTCGCGCGCAAGCTGGCCGTCGTCATGCACGCCATGCTGAAGTCCGGCCACTCCTACCGTGCGAAGGCTGCCATGGCCTGA
- a CDS encoding dihydrofolate reductase family protein: MRPKIICHMVSSVDGRLLVGRWTPPAKGIEAGLLHRHYEEVAGCLNGEGWIVGRTTMAEIAKGKPRTLAAIPAELRGTHVADRKGRDLAVAIDPHGKVHYGQDDVGGDHVVAVLGEGVTDAYLAELREDGVSYLFAGPDGHDLAGAMATLGEVFGVGTLLLEGGGAINGAFLKAGLIDEVSLLVHPAIDGLAGVPSIFDYRGAPDEKPAAGRALRHFRTETLDGGTVWLRYRVEDAPAS, from the coding sequence ATGCGTCCCAAGATCATCTGCCACATGGTGAGCTCGGTCGACGGGCGCCTCCTCGTCGGGCGTTGGACGCCGCCGGCCAAAGGCATCGAGGCCGGTCTGCTCCACCGCCACTACGAGGAGGTCGCCGGATGTCTCAACGGCGAGGGCTGGATCGTGGGCCGTACGACCATGGCCGAGATCGCCAAAGGCAAGCCGAGGACCCTGGCCGCCATCCCGGCCGAACTGCGCGGGACCCATGTCGCAGACAGGAAAGGGCGCGACCTGGCCGTCGCCATCGACCCGCACGGCAAGGTCCACTACGGGCAGGACGACGTCGGCGGCGACCACGTCGTGGCGGTCCTGGGAGAGGGTGTCACGGACGCTTACCTCGCCGAGCTCCGGGAGGACGGTGTATCATACCTGTTCGCTGGCCCGGATGGACACGACTTGGCCGGTGCCATGGCCACCCTCGGAGAGGTCTTCGGCGTGGGCACGCTGCTCCTGGAGGGCGGCGGTGCCATCAACGGCGCTTTCCTCAAGGCCGGCCTGATCGACGAGGTCAGCCTGCTCGTGCATCCGGCCATCGACGGCCTCGCGGGCGTGCCGAGCATCTTCGATTATCGTGGTGCCCCCGACGAAAAGCCCGCGGCCGGCCGGGCGCTCCGGCACTTCCGTACCGAAACCCTGGATGGTGGCACCGTCTGGCTTCGCTACCGGGTCGAGGACGCCCCAGCCTCGTGA
- a CDS encoding multidrug effflux MFS transporter, whose protein sequence is MLTTTQAERLTGPESGGTTQTGAGAPPQAVAAHHSWQVLGVLSALMGFASISTDLYLPALPTMATSLGSDTGTMELTVAGYLVGFSLGQLLWGPLGDRHGRRGPVAIGLLLFVLGSAGCALSWTATQMIAWRVVQAVGACAGVVLARAMVRDLYAGNRAASMFSTLMTVMAVAPLLGPLLGGQVLALAGWRAIFWVLVGVGLVTLAALATMPETLPAARRNREPLARAFARYGSLLREPRLLGYAGAGGFFYGGMYAYIAGSPFAYITYNHVPPQLYGLLFGAGIVGIMVTNLVNARLVTRLGGDRLLAWGAVGAALSGVALAVAAGTGWGGLAGLVVPLFGFIAATGFIVANSVAGALAGFPELAGAVSALVGAIHYGSGILGAGLVGAFADGTPWPMGWVIALAGLGSAICARLTKAA, encoded by the coding sequence ATGCTGACGACCACACAAGCCGAACGGCTCACGGGCCCGGAATCCGGTGGCACGACCCAGACGGGTGCCGGAGCACCGCCACAGGCCGTGGCCGCCCACCATAGCTGGCAGGTGCTCGGGGTGCTCAGCGCCCTGATGGGCTTCGCCTCGATCTCGACCGACCTCTACCTGCCGGCCCTGCCGACCATGGCCACCAGCCTAGGCTCGGACACCGGCACAATGGAGCTCACCGTCGCCGGCTACCTGGTCGGCTTCAGCCTTGGGCAGCTTCTCTGGGGACCGCTCGGCGACCGGCATGGGCGTCGCGGGCCGGTGGCCATCGGGCTCCTCCTGTTCGTGCTGGGCTCTGCCGGCTGCGCACTCTCCTGGACGGCCACCCAGATGATCGCATGGCGGGTCGTACAGGCGGTCGGCGCCTGCGCAGGCGTTGTGCTCGCCCGAGCCATGGTCCGCGACCTCTACGCCGGCAACCGCGCGGCCTCGATGTTCTCGACGCTGATGACCGTCATGGCCGTGGCGCCGCTGCTCGGGCCGCTCCTCGGCGGGCAGGTGCTCGCGCTTGCCGGCTGGCGGGCGATCTTCTGGGTGCTGGTCGGGGTCGGCCTGGTGACGCTCGCCGCGCTGGCGACAATGCCCGAGACATTGCCGGCGGCACGGCGCAACCGCGAGCCGCTGGCCCGCGCCTTCGCGCGCTACGGCAGCCTGCTGCGCGAGCCGCGGCTCCTCGGCTATGCCGGTGCCGGTGGCTTCTTCTACGGCGGGATGTACGCCTACATCGCAGGCTCGCCTTTCGCCTACATCACCTACAACCACGTGCCGCCGCAGCTCTACGGGCTCCTGTTCGGGGCCGGCATTGTCGGCATCATGGTCACCAACCTCGTGAACGCACGGCTGGTGACCCGCCTCGGCGGCGACCGGCTGCTCGCCTGGGGCGCGGTTGGGGCAGCCCTGTCCGGAGTGGCCCTGGCCGTCGCGGCGGGAACGGGCTGGGGCGGTCTCGCAGGGCTGGTGGTGCCGCTGTTCGGCTTCATCGCAGCGACCGGCTTCATCGTTGCCAACTCGGTTGCCGGGGCGCTCGCCGGCTTCCCGGAACTCGCCGGAGCCGTCTCGGCCCTGGTTGGCGCGATCCATTACGGCAGCGGCATCCTCGGCGCCGGGCTCGTTGGTGCCTTCGCCGACGGGACGCCATGGCCGATGGGCTGGGTCATCGCCCTTGCCGGCCTGGGGAGCGCGATATGTGCTCGCCTGACCAAGGCGGCCTGA
- a CDS encoding aldo/keto reductase, with translation MKKRTLGRSGLDVSAIGFGCMGLDFGYATKVSKAEGVTLIRQAVERGVTLFDTAEVYGPFTNEEMVGEALRPVRDQVVIATKFGFAIDPETGKQTGMDSQPAHIREVADASLKRLGIDVIDLFYQHRVDPSVPIEDVAGAVKDLIAAGKVRHFGLSEPGAQTVRRAHAVQPVTALQNEYSLWTRGPETNGILEACEELGIGLVAYSPLGKGFLTGAMGKDTKLGEGDFRSMLPRFTPDAMEKNQALVDLLKRIANEKGATPAQVALAWLLSREPWIVPIPGTTKLHRLEENLATADLDLSVADLVEIERAAAEIQVEGERYPEQLMATVGR, from the coding sequence ATGAAGAAGCGCACACTGGGCCGGAGCGGCCTGGACGTCTCGGCCATCGGCTTCGGCTGCATGGGCCTGGACTTCGGCTACGCGACCAAGGTCAGCAAGGCGGAGGGCGTCACGCTCATCCGGCAGGCGGTCGAGCGCGGCGTCACACTCTTCGACACGGCGGAGGTCTACGGACCCTTCACCAACGAGGAGATGGTCGGCGAGGCCCTGCGGCCGGTCCGCGACCAGGTCGTCATCGCGACGAAGTTCGGGTTCGCCATTGACCCCGAGACCGGAAAGCAGACCGGCATGGACAGTCAGCCCGCGCACATCCGCGAGGTCGCGGACGCCTCCCTCAAGCGGCTCGGCATCGACGTCATCGACCTGTTCTACCAGCACCGGGTCGACCCGAGCGTACCCATCGAGGACGTGGCTGGTGCGGTGAAGGACCTGATCGCGGCGGGCAAGGTCCGGCACTTCGGCCTGTCGGAGCCGGGCGCGCAGACGGTGAGGCGGGCTCACGCGGTGCAGCCGGTCACCGCGCTGCAGAACGAGTATTCCCTCTGGACCCGGGGGCCTGAGACCAACGGCATCCTGGAGGCCTGCGAGGAGCTCGGCATCGGGCTCGTGGCCTACAGCCCGCTCGGCAAGGGATTCCTGACCGGTGCCATGGGCAAGGACACGAAGCTCGGCGAGGGCGACTTCCGCTCCATGCTCCCGCGTTTCACGCCCGACGCGATGGAGAAGAACCAGGCGCTGGTCGATCTGCTCAAGCGTATCGCCAACGAGAAGGGCGCCACCCCGGCTCAGGTCGCACTGGCGTGGCTCCTCTCTCGCGAGCCCTGGATCGTACCCATTCCCGGCACGACCAAGCTGCACCGTCTGGAGGAGAACCTCGCCACGGCGGACCTTGATCTCTCCGTAGCCGACCTCGTCGAGATCGAACGCGCGGCGGCCGAGATCCAGGTCGAGGGCGAGCGCTACCCCGAGCAGCTCATGGCCACCGTCGGACGCTGA
- a CDS encoding (R)-mandelonitrile lyase: MDIKRSGSQPSAKGPAEYFTGSVHIDAPFQGTEPARVGGATVTFEPGARTAWHTHPLGQTLIVVSGLGWAQREGGPVKEIRPGDIVWFAPGEKHWHGATATTDMSHVAIAEKLDGKSVDWMEQVTDAQYRA, encoded by the coding sequence ATGGACATCAAGCGCAGCGGCTCGCAGCCGTCGGCCAAGGGGCCAGCCGAGTATTTCACCGGTTCGGTCCACATCGACGCCCCCTTCCAAGGTACCGAGCCGGCCCGAGTCGGCGGGGCGACCGTGACCTTCGAGCCCGGGGCGCGGACGGCTTGGCACACCCACCCGCTCGGCCAGACCCTCATAGTGGTGTCCGGTCTGGGCTGGGCCCAGCGCGAGGGCGGGCCGGTCAAGGAGATCCGGCCTGGCGACATCGTCTGGTTCGCGCCCGGCGAGAAGCACTGGCACGGCGCCACCGCCACGACGGACATGAGCCATGTCGCCATCGCGGAGAAGCTCGACGGCAAGTCCGTCGACTGGATGGAGCAGGTCACGGACGCGCAGTACCGCGCCTGA
- a CDS encoding NAD(P)H-binding protein, whose translation MVGQDVVYANLAGPMERQAQTIVRAMAAAGVRRLIFIASMGIYDEVPGERYGSVLDPYRKSAAVIEASDLDYTVLRPAWLNDRDVIAYGTTEKGEPFANATKTVSRKSVADLVVRLATTPGLQPRASLGVHGLA comes from the coding sequence ATGGTCGGGCAGGACGTCGTCTACGCCAACCTCGCCGGGCCGATGGAGCGGCAGGCGCAGACCATCGTGCGAGCGATGGCCGCGGCCGGTGTCCGGAGGCTGATCTTCATCGCCTCGATGGGCATCTACGACGAGGTGCCGGGCGAGCGGTACGGGAGCGTCCTCGACCCGTACCGCAAGTCGGCCGCGGTCATCGAGGCGTCCGACCTCGACTACACGGTCCTCCGGCCCGCCTGGTTGAACGACCGCGACGTCATCGCCTACGGCACGACCGAGAAGGGCGAACCCTTCGCGAACGCGACCAAGACCGTTTCGCGCAAGAGCGTGGCCGACCTCGTGGTCAGGCTCGCGACCACGCCCGGCCTCCAGCCGCGAGCCAGCCTCGGCGTCCACGGGTTGGCCTGA
- a CDS encoding NAD(P)H-binding protein, whose product MTNVLILGAHGQIARVAPDLFLKGTDVGLTLYLRNARRLCDLAGNARARVVEGDVLDEVP is encoded by the coding sequence TTGACCAACGTCTTGATCCTCGGGGCACACGGGCAGATCGCTCGGGTGGCCCCCGATCTCTTCCTGAAGGGGACCGACGTCGGCCTGACGCTCTACCTGCGCAACGCGCGGCGACTGTGCGACCTTGCCGGCAACGCCCGCGCGCGCGTGGTGGAAGGCGACGTGCTCGACGAGGTGCCCTGA
- a CDS encoding aldo/keto reductase, whose protein sequence is MHKRSLGSLDVSAIGLGCMGLSMNYGPATDVKEGVDLIRAAFDRGVTLFDTAEVYGPFTNEELVGQALAPVRDRVVIATKFGFAIDPQTRERRGLDSRPGHIREVVEASLKRLRTDRIDLLYQHRVDPEVAIEDVAGTVKDLIAEGKVLHFGLSEAGAGTIRRAHAVQPVAAVQSEYSLWARDPEAEVLPVCEELGIGFVPWSPLGQGFLTGKVDPNATFDKSDVRSWFPRFTPEAMKVNQALVDLLNRIAERKQVTSAQIALAWLLAQKPWIVPIPGTRKLHRLEENLASADVSLSADDLREIEDAASKIEVLGARGTGQETYG, encoded by the coding sequence ATGCATAAGCGGTCACTCGGTAGCCTCGACGTCTCGGCAATTGGCTTGGGCTGCATGGGCCTCAGCATGAACTACGGCCCCGCCACGGATGTGAAGGAGGGGGTCGACCTCATCCGGGCGGCGTTCGACCGCGGCGTCACCCTCTTCGACACCGCGGAGGTCTACGGCCCCTTCACCAACGAGGAACTCGTCGGACAGGCGCTCGCCCCGGTCCGCGACCGGGTCGTCATTGCCACGAAGTTCGGTTTCGCCATCGATCCGCAGACCCGCGAGCGCCGCGGCCTCGACAGCCGCCCGGGGCATATCCGCGAGGTCGTTGAGGCTTCGCTGAAGCGACTGCGAACCGACCGGATCGACCTGCTCTACCAGCACCGCGTCGATCCGGAGGTGGCCATCGAGGACGTGGCCGGGACGGTCAAGGACCTGATCGCGGAGGGCAAGGTGCTTCACTTCGGGCTGTCCGAGGCCGGCGCCGGCACGATCCGCCGCGCCCACGCCGTGCAGCCGGTCGCAGCCGTCCAGAGCGAGTATTCCCTCTGGGCGCGGGATCCCGAGGCCGAGGTGCTGCCGGTATGCGAGGAGCTCGGCATCGGCTTCGTGCCGTGGAGCCCGCTCGGCCAGGGATTCCTCACCGGCAAGGTCGATCCCAACGCGACCTTCGACAAGTCCGACGTCCGGTCCTGGTTTCCGCGCTTCACCCCGGAGGCGATGAAGGTCAACCAGGCGCTCGTCGATCTGCTGAACCGCATCGCGGAGCGCAAGCAGGTCACCTCCGCCCAGATCGCCCTGGCTTGGCTGCTGGCGCAGAAGCCGTGGATCGTGCCGATCCCGGGCACGCGCAAGCTCCACCGCCTGGAGGAAAACCTCGCCTCCGCGGACGTCTCGCTCTCGGCCGACGACCTGCGCGAGATCGAGGACGCGGCCTCGAAGATCGAGGTGCTGGGTGCCCGCGGGACCGGCCAGGAAACCTACGGCTGA
- a CDS encoding aldo/keto reductase produces MRTRKLGPLTVSEIGYGTMSFANYYGASPGRAEAIRVIRGAHERGVTHFDTAEAYGPFTNEDLVGEALGPVRGAVTIATKFGWNIDSETGERRPGLNSKPAHVKRAVEGMLKRLRVETIDLLYQHRVDPDVPIEDVAGAVKDLIAEGKVKHFGLSEPAAQTVRRAHAVQPVAAIQSEYSLWTRDPEPEILPLCEELGIGFVPWSPLGAGFLTGKVDPNVSLDASDFRSNSPRFAPEAMKANQALVMLLQRIAEAKQATPAQISLAWLLARKPFIVPIPGTRRLDRVEENLGAAQVTLTADDVGEIEATASKITIEGARLPPAVLQFSYR; encoded by the coding sequence ATGCGAACCCGCAAACTCGGCCCGCTGACCGTCTCCGAGATCGGTTACGGCACGATGAGCTTCGCGAACTACTACGGTGCCTCGCCCGGGCGCGCCGAGGCCATTCGGGTCATCCGCGGCGCGCACGAGCGCGGCGTCACGCACTTCGACACCGCCGAGGCGTACGGCCCCTTCACCAACGAGGACCTGGTCGGCGAGGCGCTGGGCCCCGTGCGGGGCGCAGTAACCATCGCCACCAAGTTCGGCTGGAACATCGACTCCGAGACCGGCGAGCGCCGCCCCGGTCTGAACAGCAAGCCGGCCCATGTGAAGCGGGCCGTCGAGGGCATGCTGAAGCGCCTCAGGGTCGAGACCATCGACCTGCTCTACCAGCACCGCGTCGACCCGGACGTGCCCATCGAGGACGTGGCCGGCGCCGTGAAAGACCTGATCGCCGAGGGTAAGGTCAAGCACTTCGGCCTCTCGGAGCCCGCCGCGCAGACGGTACGCCGGGCCCACGCCGTCCAGCCGGTGGCGGCCATCCAGAGCGAGTATTCGCTGTGGACCCGAGATCCCGAGCCGGAGATCCTGCCACTCTGCGAGGAGCTTGGCATCGGCTTCGTGCCCTGGAGCCCGCTCGGCGCGGGCTTCCTGACCGGCAAGGTCGATCCGAACGTGAGCCTCGACGCGTCCGACTTCCGGTCGAACTCGCCACGCTTCGCGCCGGAGGCGATGAAGGCCAACCAAGCCCTCGTGATGCTCCTCCAGCGCATCGCGGAGGCCAAGCAGGCGACGCCCGCCCAGATCTCCCTGGCGTGGCTGTTGGCGCGCAAGCCCTTCATCGTGCCCATCCCGGGAACGCGCCGGCTCGACCGCGTCGAGGAGAACCTCGGTGCGGCGCAGGTGACGTTAACCGCGGACGACGTGGGTGAGATCGAGGCGACCGCCTCGAAGATCACTATCGAGGGCGCCCGCCTGCCGCCCGCCGTCCTCCAGTTCTCCTACCGCTGA